The proteins below are encoded in one region of Oenanthe melanoleuca isolate GR-GAL-2019-014 chromosome 4A, OMel1.0, whole genome shotgun sequence:
- the LOC130253046 gene encoding sestrin-3-like isoform X2 has translation MIVCPQSVEHPRGSRCQRLPGQVVKMSSSDPECPQFLFVKVLASRGRLEAVTQQMGYHPQYLDSFLKTQHYLMHMDGPLPFDCRHYIAIMAAARHQCRYLVNLHVLQFLRAGGDPQWLRGLEFIPPKLRNLNEINKILAHRPWLITKEHIEKLLKISEWSWSLAELVHAVVLLAHCHALASFVFGCGCEQDEGLGGRGSLKPLSLGNQCFCEATAGNSYSQELLRINRKRSLDSCMELDSLRERIQRIHVETEGRDEMRLLQQDREEDTDGEVTGATNLACYMQDPDFGYQDFARRDEDQTQVFRVQDYSWEDHGFSLVNRLYSDIGHLLDEKFRMVDGLQSSAMAKRQGCEPSVFKRGIWNYIHCMFGIRYDDYDYAEVNQLLERILKVYIKTVTCYPEKTNSEMFDRFWKQFKHSEKVHVNLLILEARMQAELLYALQAITQYMIS, from the exons ATGATCGTGTGTCCCCAGAGCGTGGAGCACCCCCGAGGAAGCCGATGCCAGCGGCTGCCGGGGCAG GTAGTGAAGATGTCCAGCAGTGACCCTGAGTGCCCGCAGTTCCTCTTTGTGAAGGTGCTGGCAAGCCGAGGGCGGCTGGAGGCGGTGACCCAGCAGATGGGCTACCACCCACAGTACCTTGACAGCTTCCTCAAGACGCAGCACTACCTGATGCACATGGATGGCCCCCTGCCCTTTGACTGCCGGCACTACATCGCCATCATg GCAGCAGCCCGGCACCAGTGCCGGTACCTGGTGAACCTGCACGTGCTGCAGTTCCTGCGGGCAGGAGGTGACCCCCAGTGGCTGCGCGGCCTCGAATTCATCCCCCCCAAACTCCGCAACCTCAACGAGATCAACAAGATCTTGGCACACCGGCCATGGCTCATCACCAAGGAGCACATTGAG aagctgctgaagaTCAGCGAGTGGAGCTGGTCACTGGCGGAGCTGGTGCATGCCGTCGTCCTGCTGGCACACTGCCATGCACTTGCCAGCTTTGTCTTCGGctgtggctgtgagcaggatgaggggctggggggccgAGGCTCACTGAAGCCACTGTCACTTGGGAACCAGTGCTTCTGCGAGGCCACTGCTGGCAACAGCtacagccaggagctgctgcgcATCAACCGCAAGCGG TCCCTGGACTCCTGCATGGAGCTGGATTCCCTCCGGGAGCGCATCCAGAGGATCCATGTGGAGACTGAGGGCAGGGACGAgatgaggctgctgcagcaggaccgAGAGGAAG ATACTGATGGGGAAGTCACTGGTGCCACCAACCTTGCATGCTACATGCAGGACCCTGACTTTGGATACCAAGACTTTGCCCGGCGCGATGAGGATCAGACGCAGGTATTCAGAGTCCAG GATTACTCCTGGGAAGACCATGGCTTTTCACTGGTCAACCGGCTCTACTCTGACATTGGGCATCTCCTGGATGAGAAGTTTAGGATGGTGGATGGTCTGCAAAGCAGTGCCATGGCCAAGCGGCAGGGCTGTGAACCCTCTGTTTTCAAGCGGGGCATCTGGAACTACATCCACTGCATGTTTGGCATTAG gTACGATGATTATGACTATGCAGAAGTGAATCAGCTCCTGGAGCGAATACTTAAAGTTTACATTAAAACTGTAACCTGCTACCCAGAGAAGACAAACTCAGAAATGTTTGACAGGTTCTGGAAGCAGTTCAAGCACAGTGAAAAG GTCCACGTGAACCTGCTGATCCTGGAAGCCCggatgcaggcagagctgctgtacGCGCTGCAGGCCATCACCCAGTACATGATCTCCTAG
- the LOC130253046 gene encoding sestrin-3-like isoform X1, which produces MIVCPQSVEHPRGSRCQRLPGQVVKMSSSDPECPQFLFVKVLASRGRLEAVTQQMGYHPQYLDSFLKTQHYLMHMDGPLPFDCRHYIAIMAAARHQCRYLVNLHVLQFLRAGGDPQWLRGLEFIPPKLRNLNEINKILAHRPWLITKEHIEKLLKISEWSWSLAELVHAVVLLAHCHALASFVFGCGCEQDEGLGGRGSLKPLSLGNQCFCEATAGNSYSQELLRINRKRSLDSCMELDSLRERIQRIHVETEGRDEMRLLQQDREEGLSPLADTDGEVTGATNLACYMQDPDFGYQDFARRDEDQTQVFRVQDYSWEDHGFSLVNRLYSDIGHLLDEKFRMVDGLQSSAMAKRQGCEPSVFKRGIWNYIHCMFGIRYDDYDYAEVNQLLERILKVYIKTVTCYPEKTNSEMFDRFWKQFKHSEKVHVNLLILEARMQAELLYALQAITQYMIS; this is translated from the exons ATGATCGTGTGTCCCCAGAGCGTGGAGCACCCCCGAGGAAGCCGATGCCAGCGGCTGCCGGGGCAG GTAGTGAAGATGTCCAGCAGTGACCCTGAGTGCCCGCAGTTCCTCTTTGTGAAGGTGCTGGCAAGCCGAGGGCGGCTGGAGGCGGTGACCCAGCAGATGGGCTACCACCCACAGTACCTTGACAGCTTCCTCAAGACGCAGCACTACCTGATGCACATGGATGGCCCCCTGCCCTTTGACTGCCGGCACTACATCGCCATCATg GCAGCAGCCCGGCACCAGTGCCGGTACCTGGTGAACCTGCACGTGCTGCAGTTCCTGCGGGCAGGAGGTGACCCCCAGTGGCTGCGCGGCCTCGAATTCATCCCCCCCAAACTCCGCAACCTCAACGAGATCAACAAGATCTTGGCACACCGGCCATGGCTCATCACCAAGGAGCACATTGAG aagctgctgaagaTCAGCGAGTGGAGCTGGTCACTGGCGGAGCTGGTGCATGCCGTCGTCCTGCTGGCACACTGCCATGCACTTGCCAGCTTTGTCTTCGGctgtggctgtgagcaggatgaggggctggggggccgAGGCTCACTGAAGCCACTGTCACTTGGGAACCAGTGCTTCTGCGAGGCCACTGCTGGCAACAGCtacagccaggagctgctgcgcATCAACCGCAAGCGG TCCCTGGACTCCTGCATGGAGCTGGATTCCCTCCGGGAGCGCATCCAGAGGATCCATGTGGAGACTGAGGGCAGGGACGAgatgaggctgctgcagcaggaccgAGAGGAAG GGCTCTCCCCTCTTGCAGATACTGATGGGGAAGTCACTGGTGCCACCAACCTTGCATGCTACATGCAGGACCCTGACTTTGGATACCAAGACTTTGCCCGGCGCGATGAGGATCAGACGCAGGTATTCAGAGTCCAG GATTACTCCTGGGAAGACCATGGCTTTTCACTGGTCAACCGGCTCTACTCTGACATTGGGCATCTCCTGGATGAGAAGTTTAGGATGGTGGATGGTCTGCAAAGCAGTGCCATGGCCAAGCGGCAGGGCTGTGAACCCTCTGTTTTCAAGCGGGGCATCTGGAACTACATCCACTGCATGTTTGGCATTAG gTACGATGATTATGACTATGCAGAAGTGAATCAGCTCCTGGAGCGAATACTTAAAGTTTACATTAAAACTGTAACCTGCTACCCAGAGAAGACAAACTCAGAAATGTTTGACAGGTTCTGGAAGCAGTTCAAGCACAGTGAAAAG GTCCACGTGAACCTGCTGATCCTGGAAGCCCggatgcaggcagagctgctgtacGCGCTGCAGGCCATCACCCAGTACATGATCTCCTAG